The proteins below are encoded in one region of Chaetodon trifascialis isolate fChaTrf1 chromosome 11, fChaTrf1.hap1, whole genome shotgun sequence:
- the gpt gene encoding alanine aminotransferase 2-like isoform X4: MTENGVTSRAKVLTIDTMNPTVKKVEYAVRGPIVQRAVELEKELSEGMKKPFAEVIKANIGDAHAMGQQPITFFRQVLALCSYPELLNDSTFPEDAKSRARRILQSCGGNSMGAYSASQGIDSVRHDVARYIERRDGGVPCDPDNIYLTTGASDGIVTMLKLLVCGEGATRTGVMISIPQYPLYSAALAELDAVQINYYLNEEKCWSLDNSELQRSVDEARRHCNPRALCIINPGNPTGQVQSRQCIEDVIRFAAKERLFLMADEVYQDNVYADGCQFHSFKKVLFEMGPEYSNTVELASFHSTSKCYMGECGFRGGYMEIINMDDEVKAQLTKLVSVRLCPPVPGQALMDLVVNPPQPGEPSYGNFIKERTATLSALAEKAKLTEQVLNTVEGIRCNPVQGAMYSFPCITIPEKAIKEATDNGQQPDMFYCMKMLEETGICLVPGSGFGQRDGTYHFRMTILPPEDKLKILLNKVKDFHHKFTQQYS; the protein is encoded by the exons ggaatGAAGAAGCCTTTCGCTGAGGTCATTAAGGCCAACATCGGTGATGCGCATGCTATGGGCCAGCAGCCAATCACTTTCTTCCGACAG GTCTTGGCGCTCTGCTCCTACCCTGAACTGCTGAATGACAGCACATTCCCAGAGGATGCTAAAAGTAGAGCACGCCGCATTCTGCAGTCCTGTGGAGGGAACAGTATGG GCGCCTACAGTGCCAGTCAGGGCATAGACTCTGTGCGTCACGACGTGGCCCGCTACATTGAGCGAAGGGATGGCGGTGTGCCCTGCGACCCAGACAACATTTACCTCACCACAGGGGCCAGCGACGGCATCGTG ACCAtgctgaagctgctggtgtgtggCGAGGGTGCGACCCGCACCGGCGTCATGATTTCCATACCTCAGTATCCCCTGTACTCGGCCGCGCTGGCCGAACTGGACGCTGTGCAGATCAACTACTACCTTAATGAGGAAAAGTGCTGGAGTCTGGACAACAGCGAGCTGCAGCGCTCTGTGGACGAGGCCCGGCGCCACTGCAACCCCCGAGCCCTGTGCATCATCAACCCTGGAAACCCCACCG GTCAGGTTCAGAGCAGACAGTGCATCGAGGATGTGATCCGATTTGCAGCAAAGGAGCGTCTCTTCCTCATGGCTGATGAG GTGTACCAGGATAACGTGTACGCCGATGGCTGTCAGTTCCATTCCTTTAAGAAGGTCCTGTTTGAGATGGGGCCAGAGTACTCCAACACAGTGGAGCTGGCATCTTTCCACTCTACCTCCAAGTGTTACATGGGAGA GTGTGGCTTCCGCGGAGGCTACATGGAGATCATCAACATGGACGATGAGGTGAAGGCCCAGCTGACCAAGCTggtgtctgtccgtctgtgtccacctgttcctgGACAGGCTCTGATGGACCTGGTGGTCAACCCTCCGCAGCCTGGGGAACCCTCGTATGGCAACTTTATCAAG GAGCGCACAGCCACCTTAAGTGCCTTAGCAGAGAAGGCCAAGCTTACGGAGCAGGTTCTCAATACTGTGGAAGGCATCAGGTGCAATCCTGTGCAGGGTGCCATGTACTCCTTCCCTTGCATAACCATCCCTGAAAAAGCCATCAAAGAGGCCACG GACAACGGTCAGCAGCCAGATatgttttactgcatgaagaTGCTGGAGGAGACGGGGATCTGCCTCGTACCTGGGAGCGGCTTTGGCCAGAGGGACGGAACCTACCACTTCAG AATGACCATCCTGCCACCGGAAGACAAGCTGAAGATCCTGCTGAACAAAGTCAAGGACTTCCACCACAAGTTCACTCAGCAGTATTCTTAA
- the gpt gene encoding alanine aminotransferase 2-like isoform X5, which produces MKKPFAEVIKANIGDAHAMGQQPITFFRQVLALCSYPELLNDSTFPEDAKSRARRILQSCGGNSMGAYSASQGIDSVRHDVARYIERRDGGVPCDPDNIYLTTGASDGIVTMLKLLVCGEGATRTGVMISIPQYPLYSAALAELDAVQINYYLNEEKCWSLDNSELQRSVDEARRHCNPRALCIINPGNPTGQVQSRQCIEDVIRFAAKERLFLMADEVYQDNVYADGCQFHSFKKVLFEMGPEYSNTVELASFHSTSKCYMGECGFRGGYMEIINMDDEVKAQLTKLVSVRLCPPVPGQALMDLVVNPPQPGEPSYGNFIKERTATLSALAEKAKLTEQVLNTVEGIRCNPVQGAMYSFPCITIPEKAIKEATDNGQQPDMFYCMKMLEETGICLVPGSGFGQRDGTYHFRMTILPPEDKLKILLNKVKDFHHKFTQQYS; this is translated from the exons atGAAGAAGCCTTTCGCTGAGGTCATTAAGGCCAACATCGGTGATGCGCATGCTATGGGCCAGCAGCCAATCACTTTCTTCCGACAG GTCTTGGCGCTCTGCTCCTACCCTGAACTGCTGAATGACAGCACATTCCCAGAGGATGCTAAAAGTAGAGCACGCCGCATTCTGCAGTCCTGTGGAGGGAACAGTATGG GCGCCTACAGTGCCAGTCAGGGCATAGACTCTGTGCGTCACGACGTGGCCCGCTACATTGAGCGAAGGGATGGCGGTGTGCCCTGCGACCCAGACAACATTTACCTCACCACAGGGGCCAGCGACGGCATCGTG ACCAtgctgaagctgctggtgtgtggCGAGGGTGCGACCCGCACCGGCGTCATGATTTCCATACCTCAGTATCCCCTGTACTCGGCCGCGCTGGCCGAACTGGACGCTGTGCAGATCAACTACTACCTTAATGAGGAAAAGTGCTGGAGTCTGGACAACAGCGAGCTGCAGCGCTCTGTGGACGAGGCCCGGCGCCACTGCAACCCCCGAGCCCTGTGCATCATCAACCCTGGAAACCCCACCG GTCAGGTTCAGAGCAGACAGTGCATCGAGGATGTGATCCGATTTGCAGCAAAGGAGCGTCTCTTCCTCATGGCTGATGAG GTGTACCAGGATAACGTGTACGCCGATGGCTGTCAGTTCCATTCCTTTAAGAAGGTCCTGTTTGAGATGGGGCCAGAGTACTCCAACACAGTGGAGCTGGCATCTTTCCACTCTACCTCCAAGTGTTACATGGGAGA GTGTGGCTTCCGCGGAGGCTACATGGAGATCATCAACATGGACGATGAGGTGAAGGCCCAGCTGACCAAGCTggtgtctgtccgtctgtgtccacctgttcctgGACAGGCTCTGATGGACCTGGTGGTCAACCCTCCGCAGCCTGGGGAACCCTCGTATGGCAACTTTATCAAG GAGCGCACAGCCACCTTAAGTGCCTTAGCAGAGAAGGCCAAGCTTACGGAGCAGGTTCTCAATACTGTGGAAGGCATCAGGTGCAATCCTGTGCAGGGTGCCATGTACTCCTTCCCTTGCATAACCATCCCTGAAAAAGCCATCAAAGAGGCCACG GACAACGGTCAGCAGCCAGATatgttttactgcatgaagaTGCTGGAGGAGACGGGGATCTGCCTCGTACCTGGGAGCGGCTTTGGCCAGAGGGACGGAACCTACCACTTCAG AATGACCATCCTGCCACCGGAAGACAAGCTGAAGATCCTGCTGAACAAAGTCAAGGACTTCCACCACAAGTTCACTCAGCAGTATTCTTAA